The segment ATGTCGTTGGACAAAATACACTCAATCCCGGTCGACTGGACGGCCGAGGCACCTCGGATCGATCTCGGTGACCTTCCGTGTCGGCGCGATCCACTGGAGTGCCGACGCTTCGACCGGCCATCCGCGGACCGCCACGGCGCTGTCCGGAGGGCGTACCGGCTCCGGGCAGAGGGTCTTGGAGCGGACCTCGCCGTTGGGGACGAAGGTGACTTCGCCGGTCGGTTCCAGCATGGTCGTGGACGTGTCGTCGACCGCGATGAGCTGGCCGCGGATCACCTCGACCGATTCGCCTTCCGCGGCCACCTCGATGGCACTGTTCGGCAGCACGGGCGCGCGCAGGAAGACCACACCCACCACGAACGGCAGAGCGAAGGCCGCGGCTACCGCCGGCCAGTGGGTGGCGATCCGGGCCCAGCGTTCTGGCACCGGGCCGGTGAGAAAAGGACCGATGAGCGGGGGTACGGCTAAAAGCGCCGCCGTGCTGTACTCGCCCGCCTCGACGGCCGCCACCACGCCCGGCCACACGAAGATCCAGATCAGCAGCCCGGTGAGCACCGGCACGCCGATCGTGATCCACCGCATCAGCCACTTCTCGCCCTGGACGCTCTGCACCGCGGTCAGCCCGAGGATCGCCACCACCAGCATCATGAGCAGCGGCAGCATGCGCAGCTGCCAGGTGAACGCGGCGATCCCGGCCGCGATCGCCACGACCCAGCCGGGCATCCGCAGCGCTGCCACCGCCAGGAACGAGGTCGCGGTCCGGTCCGGGACGCTGACCAGCAGGATGCCGCCGAGCACCCGGACCACCAGGATCATCGCCGGGATGGTCCAGCTCAGCGTGATGAACAGTGCGCCGATCATGCCGAGCGGATTGATGTACTGGACCAGCAGCAGCATGGTCGGCAGGTCCTGGCGGCTCAGGTACCAGAGTCGAAGGACGAGGAGCAACAGCGGAAAACCGGGGAGTACGGCGAGCAGCCAGTTGAGTTCCGCCCGGTAACTCTGCCGGGGCAGCACCCGTTCCTTGCTCACGGCGCCGGTGTGGATCTCGCTCATCCCAGCAGAGTCTCCCAAGGCAACTGACGCACGGCGGGCCGCTCGGCGCGGGGCTGTTGAGCGACCGCTATCGGGGTCTCGTCGTTGGCGTCGATCTCCACCTGGAAGTTGTCCAGCCACGCCTCCTCCCACCGTGCGTCCTCGGGATCGGTGTAGGACTGGTAGAGGGTGAGGTCGACGAGCGTCTTCAGCGCCGGGTTCTCCCCGACGTTGACGCCCCACCGCTCGGTCTTCTCCAGGCCCAGGTCCCAGTGGTGGTACTTGTCCGGGAACTTGTACTTGTACCCGGCCAGGATCGCGGCGTCGGTGCTCACCGCGTCGACGGTGCCCTTGTCCAGCTCGGCGAAGCACTCCCGGACCCGGTTCTTGCGGATCACTATGGCGTCCGCCCGGTCCAGCGCCGAACTGCTGGTCGAGGTGGAGAGCGTGCAGACCCGTTGGAAGGCCAGGTCCTCGAGGGCGGAGATCGGCTCGTCCTTCACCGTCACCACCGACTGCTCGGTGTAGAGGTACGGCGTGGAGAACCGGACGCCGGCGGCCTCGCGTTCCGCGGTGACGCTGTAACTGGCTATCACCAGTTGCACCGGCACCCGCTGGCCGGTGGCCGGGTCGGTGGCCTGCATCCGGGCCCGGTCCTCGCTCTCCAGGCCGTAGAAGCGCACGTCGTCGCGGCGGAACCCGAGATCCTCAGCGATCATGTACGCGATGTCGATGTCGAAACCGGACCAGCTCTTCGAGGCGGCGTCGTAGTAGGCCACCCCGTACTGGTCGTCCTTCACACCGACGGCCAGCTCGGTCCACTCGTCCACCCCGGCCTGGGCGCGCAGCTCAGCGACGGACGGCGGCCCGCCCACCAGCACCCGGCCCAGCGTCACCGCGAGGGTGAGCACCAGCAGCGCCCCCAGCCCGGCGAGCCGCCAGGCCTTGTACCGGTACTCCCCGTCGAGGATCGTCCGGTGCTCGATCTCGGAGATGACCTCCTCGATCGCGTCCTGCTCGGCGATGTCGCGGGAGGCGATCTCCTCGACCGTGACCGGCTCGGGTTCCGGCGGGCGGCGGCGCAGCCAGCCGAGTTCACCGTTCCACTGCCGCGGCCAGCGCCGGCTGCGCTCGTCCGTGGGTGGGCGCGACGGGTCCGGCGGTCCCTGCGCGGGCCAGACCACCTCGTCGTCTCCCGTGTCCCTGTCGCCCATCGGCTCCCTCTGTCCGTCGCCTCAGGGAGTCATGGTGCACCAGGTCGTCAGGGAACGGGATCCCCGGTACCGAACGGGACACCCGGGCGGCATCGGGCGATCCGGGCCGCGGCCAGCCGCAGCCCGGTCCGCAGCCCGTGCCGCTCGATCGCGTCCAGCGCGTACGCGCTGCAGGTCGGCGTGTAGCGACAGCGCGTGGGCAGGTGCGGGGAGACCCGGCGGTAGCCCCGGATCGCCCCGGTCACGGCCCGTTCGGCCCGGCCACTTCCGGGGGTACGCGCCAGCATCGCCGTGAACCGGAGCATCATGCTCAGTGAGAAACAGTCGCATCCCGGGATGTCGCAGTCACAGGCCGGTACGTCGCACCAGTCCCGTTTCTTCTTCCGCTTCCGTTTCCGCTTCCAGACGCTCATGGATCACATGATGGCCGACCGCGGAAAGTCAGCGGACCGATACCACCGCAGCCGTCTCCGGCGGCAGCACCAGCCGATCCCGTTCCACGACCACGCCGGGCGCGGTGGCGAGCAGCACCGACCGGGGCAGCGCCCGGATGCTGACCGTCTGCGGTGTCCCGGCCAGGTTCGCCGCGACCACGTGCGAACCGCGGCGGATCACCACGTGCTGGTCGCCGTGCCAGACCTCGACCTCGGCGAGCCACGGGTCGGCCAGGTCCGGAACGCTGCGGCGCAACGCGATCAACTGCCGGTAGAACTCCAACATCGCGGAGTGGTCCGGCTTGGCCAGCTCGGACCAGTCGAGCTTGGACCGCTCGAACGTGGCCGGGTCCTGCGGGTCGGGCACGTCGCCCTCGGCCCAACCGTGCCGGGCGAACTCGCGCCGCCGCCCGTTCTGCACGGCGGAGGCGAGGTCCGGTTCGGGGTGGCTGGTGAAGTACTGCCAGGGGCTGGTCGCCGCCCACTCCTCCCCCATGAACAGCATCGGCGTGAACGGCGAGGTGAGCAGCAGGGTCGCGGCGACCTTGAGCAGACCGGGCGAGAGGGTGGCGGTGAGCCGGTCACCGATCGCCCGGTTGCCGATCTGGTCATGGTTCTGCAGGAAGGCGACGAAGCGGTGCCCGGGCACGCGCTGCCGGTCCACCGGGCGGCCGTGCCGCCGGCCACGGAAGCTGGACCAGGTGCCGGCGTGGAAGAAGGCGCCTTCCAGCACGGTCCGTAGGCAGTCCAGCGACCCGAAGTCCCCGTAGTAGCCCTGCCGCTCGCCGGTGAGGGTGGCGTGCAGGGCGTGGTGGATGTCGTCGTCCCACTGCGCGTGCAGGCCGTATCCCCCGGCCTCGCGCGGGGTGATCAGACGGGGATCGTTGAGGTCGGACTCGGCGATCAGCGAGAGCGGCCGCCGCAGGTGGGTGGAGAGCGACTCGACCTCGACCGCCATCTGCTCCAGCAGGTGCACCGCGCCCTCGTCGTGCAGCGCGTGCACGGCGTCCAGCCGCAGGCCGTCGACGTGGTAGTCGCGCAGCCACATCAGCACGCTGTCGACGATGTAGCGGCGGACGCCCTCGGAATCCGGCCCGTCCAGGTTGAGCGAGCTGCCCCAGGTGTTGCTGCCGGTGCTCAGGTAGGGCGCGAACATCGGCGCATACGCGCCGGAGGGGCCGAAGTGGTTGTAGACCACGTCGAGCACCACGCCGAGGCCCTTGTGGTGGGCGGCGTCGACGAACCGCTTCAGCCCGTCGGGCCCGCCGTACGCCTCGTGCGGGGCGAACCAGCAGACCCCGTCGTAACCCCAGTTGTAGGTGCCGTTGAACGCGTTGACCGGCAGCAGCTCGACCAGGTCGACGCCGAGGTCGACCAGGTGGTCCAGCTTCTCGATCGCGGCGTCGAAGGTGCCCTCCGGCGTGAAGGTGCCGATGTGCAACTCGTACAGCACCGAGCCGGGCAACTGCCGGCCGGTCCAGGCCTGATCGGTCCAGTTGAAAGCGGAGTGGTCGTAGACCCGGCTGGGGCCGTGCACACCCTGCGGCTGCCAGGGCGACCGCGGGTCGGGCAACGGATCGTCCCGGTCCGGAAGGAGGAAACCGTAGTCGGCGCCCGGGTCGGAGGGGACGTCGAGACGCCACCAGCCGTTCGCACCGGACTCCATCTCGTAGTCACGGTCACCCAGACGCAGCTTCACCGGCTTCTCCGGCGCCCATACCTCGAAGATCGTCATTCTTTCACCAGGAGAGCGACGGGATAGGTGTGCAGCAGCTCGGCCACCGACAGACGATTGCCACCGTAGCTGGTATTCGTGAACACTTCCGTCCAACTATGTCCGTCCAGTGACAGCGTGGTGTCGTGCCAGCCGCCGTGGCGTGACAATCCCACCGGCAGCCGGGTGGCGACCGCCACCACGCCGCCGCGGTCGAAGGCGAGCACGTGCTCACCGACCCGCCCGTCGGCGAAGACCGGGCGGTATCCGCTGAACAGTTCCGGCCGTTGCCGGCGCAGGCGCAGCACCCGGCTGGTCACCAGCAACTTCGCCGCCCCGCTCTCGTCCACCGGCGGCAGCCAGCCGTCGTCGAGCCGGCCCAGCAGCTCGCGGCGGGCGGCGAAGTCGACCGGGCGGCGGTTGTCCGGGTCGACCAGCGAGTGGTCCCACAGTTCGGTGCCCTGGTAGACGTCGGGTACGCCGGGCATGGTGAGCTGCACCAGCTTCTGGCCGAGCGAGTTCGACCAGCCGGGCGGGGTGATCGAGGCGGCGAAATCGGACACCTCACGATGCAGGGCCGGGTCGTCGTAGATCTTGTCGACCATCTGCTTCAGCGCCGTCTCGAACGACTCGTCCGGGCGCTGCCACGTCGTACCGCTCCCGGCTTCACGGGCGGCCTTCACCGCGTACGCCTGCAGTCGCTTCCGGGAGATCGGCCACGCGCCCACCGCGACCTGCCAGATCAGATGGGCCAGAGCCGGATCCGGGAGTGGAGCGAACCGGACCCACCGGCGCACCACCTCGGTCCAGTCGCCCGGCACCTCGGAGAGCACCGCGAGCCGGGCCCGCAGGTCCTCGCCGCGTTTGGTGTCGTGGGTGGCCAGCGAGGTCATCGATTCCGGCCAGTCGAGCTGGCGCTCCTCGGCCGTCTCGTGGAACTCGTCCGTGGTGACGCCGAACTTCGCCGGGTCGTTGCCGACCTCGTTGCGGGCGACGAACCGGGTCCAGCGGTAGAACGCGGTGTCCTCCACGCCCTTGGCCATCACCGCACCGGTGAACTGCTGGAACCGGATCGCCAGCTCGTCGCCGGGCAGGCGCAGCCGGGCGGTGAGCTGGTCCAGCGCGCTGATCAGTTGCGGACGGCGGCGCCCGGCCTCGGCGCGGGCCGCGGCCAGATGACGGGAGCCGAACGGCAGGTAGGAGCGGTAGACCGGGAAGCAGGCGGCCAGCTCGGCGAGCGCGCGGGGCGCGTCCTCGATCTCCGGCACCAGCCGGGCCAGGCGGGCGAGTTCGGCGGCGAGCAGCTCGGTCGCCGCCGCGTACTTGCACTCGTGGACCAGGTCCTGCCAGGAGGTGACGCCGCCGGTCAGGTGGTGGTCGAGGGTGTCGAAGAAGGCTTCCGTGCCGGAGTCCACGAAGACGCCGTTGACCTGGGCCATCGCGTCGTAACCGGTGGTGCCGGCGACCGGCCAGGCCGGCAGCCGCTCGCCCGGCTCGAGGATCTTCTCCACCACCAGCCAGGCGTCCGGGGCGGCCTCGCGGAGCCGGGCGAAGTAGCCGCCGGGGTCGCGCAGCCCGTCCGGGTGATCGACCCGGATGCCCTGTGCGATGCCCTCGCGGTACCAGCGCAGGATCTCGGCGTGGGTGGCGTCGAAGACCTCGGGGTCCTCGACCCGCAGACCGGCCAGGTCGACGATCGCGAAGAACCGGCGGTAGTTCAGCTCCTTGTCGCCGCGGGTCCAGTTGACCAGCTCGTAGTGCTGCCGGTCGTGGATCTCCCGCGCGGTGCCCTCGCCGGTTCCGTCGGCGATCGGGAAACGCTTGTCGTAGTAGCGGAGTTCGCCGTCCTCGACCCGCAGCTCGTCCAGGGCGTCCGGGTCGTCGGCGAGCACCGGCAGCAACAGCCGGCCGCGCGACCAGTCGATGTCGAACCAAGCCGATTTCTCTGATTTCTGGCCGTTTTTCAGGACGTCCCACCACGCCGGGTTCGCGTCCGGCACCGCCACCCCGGCGTGGTTCGGGACGATGTCGACCACCAGCCCCAGATCCGCGGCCTGCAGTGCCCGGCTCAGCGAGCGCAGTCCCTCGGACCCGCCCAGCGCCGGGTTCACCTGCGAATGATCCACCACGTCGTAGCCGTGTTCGGACCCTGGCGCCGCGGTGAGCAGCGGCGCGGAGTAGAGGTGGCTCACCCCGAGATCAGCCAGATAATCGGCTATCTCTGCGGTGGCCTGCAGCGGAAACTCGGGACGGATCTGGACTCGATAGGTACTGCTGGGGTGCATCACACCGTCCTGTCCAGCACGATGAGGGACCGGTCCGGCACCCAGATCTTGTGTCCGGCCTCCACGACGGACGGGCGATCCGGGGACGGATCTGCGGTTTCGATGACTCTTTCCCACTTCTCCCCGTATTCAGCGGGAGGCGTGGTGAATTCGAGCGGCGCGTCGTGCGCGTTGAAGAAGAGCAGGAACGAGCTGTCCACGTGGCGCTGGCCGTACTGGCCGCGCTCCCGGATGCCCTCGCCGTTGACGAAGAGCGCGACCGCCCGGCCGAAGTCGTTGCCCCAGTCGTCACCGGCCATCTGCCGGCCGTCCGGGGTGAACCACTCCAGGTCGGGCAGCGGGTCCCCGCCGCCGCGGGCGGTCACCGGCAGCCCGGTGAAGAAGCGGCGGCGCTGGAAGACCTGGTGCCGGTGCCGGAACGCGGTCAGCTTGCGGGCGAAGTCGAGCAGCTGCTCGTCGGCGTTCTCCCAGTCGATCCAGCTGAGCTCGTTGTCCTGGCAGTACGCGTTGTTGTTGCCCTGCTGGGTGCGGCCCATCTCGTCGCCGTGCGAGATCATCGGCACGCCCTGGCTGAGCATCAGCGTGGCCAGGAAGTT is part of the Actinoplanes sp. NBC_00393 genome and harbors:
- a CDS encoding transporter substrate-binding domain-containing protein translates to MGDRDTGDDEVVWPAQGPPDPSRPPTDERSRRWPRQWNGELGWLRRRPPEPEPVTVEEIASRDIAEQDAIEEVISEIEHRTILDGEYRYKAWRLAGLGALLVLTLAVTLGRVLVGGPPSVAELRAQAGVDEWTELAVGVKDDQYGVAYYDAASKSWSGFDIDIAYMIAEDLGFRRDDVRFYGLESEDRARMQATDPATGQRVPVQLVIASYSVTAEREAAGVRFSTPYLYTEQSVVTVKDEPISALEDLAFQRVCTLSTSTSSSALDRADAIVIRKNRVRECFAELDKGTVDAVSTDAAILAGYKYKFPDKYHHWDLGLEKTERWGVNVGENPALKTLVDLTLYQSYTDPEDARWEEAWLDNFQVEIDANDETPIAVAQQPRAERPAVRQLPWETLLG
- the yidD gene encoding membrane protein insertion efficiency factor YidD, which translates into the protein MSVWKRKRKRKKKRDWCDVPACDCDIPGCDCFSLSMMLRFTAMLARTPGSGRAERAVTGAIRGYRRVSPHLPTRCRYTPTCSAYALDAIERHGLRTGLRLAAARIARCRPGVPFGTGDPVP
- the treZ gene encoding malto-oligosyltrehalose trehalohydrolase; its protein translation is MTIFEVWAPEKPVKLRLGDRDYEMESGANGWWRLDVPSDPGADYGFLLPDRDDPLPDPRSPWQPQGVHGPSRVYDHSAFNWTDQAWTGRQLPGSVLYELHIGTFTPEGTFDAAIEKLDHLVDLGVDLVELLPVNAFNGTYNWGYDGVCWFAPHEAYGGPDGLKRFVDAAHHKGLGVVLDVVYNHFGPSGAYAPMFAPYLSTGSNTWGSSLNLDGPDSEGVRRYIVDSVLMWLRDYHVDGLRLDAVHALHDEGAVHLLEQMAVEVESLSTHLRRPLSLIAESDLNDPRLITPREAGGYGLHAQWDDDIHHALHATLTGERQGYYGDFGSLDCLRTVLEGAFFHAGTWSSFRGRRHGRPVDRQRVPGHRFVAFLQNHDQIGNRAIGDRLTATLSPGLLKVAATLLLTSPFTPMLFMGEEWAATSPWQYFTSHPEPDLASAVQNGRRREFARHGWAEGDVPDPQDPATFERSKLDWSELAKPDHSAMLEFYRQLIALRRSVPDLADPWLAEVEVWHGDQHVVIRRGSHVVAANLAGTPQTVSIRALPRSVLLATAPGVVVERDRLVLPPETAAVVSVR
- the treY gene encoding malto-oligosyltrehalose synthase, with product MHPSSTYRVQIRPEFPLQATAEIADYLADLGVSHLYSAPLLTAAPGSEHGYDVVDHSQVNPALGGSEGLRSLSRALQAADLGLVVDIVPNHAGVAVPDANPAWWDVLKNGQKSEKSAWFDIDWSRGRLLLPVLADDPDALDELRVEDGELRYYDKRFPIADGTGEGTAREIHDRQHYELVNWTRGDKELNYRRFFAIVDLAGLRVEDPEVFDATHAEILRWYREGIAQGIRVDHPDGLRDPGGYFARLREAAPDAWLVVEKILEPGERLPAWPVAGTTGYDAMAQVNGVFVDSGTEAFFDTLDHHLTGGVTSWQDLVHECKYAAATELLAAELARLARLVPEIEDAPRALAELAACFPVYRSYLPFGSRHLAAARAEAGRRRPQLISALDQLTARLRLPGDELAIRFQQFTGAVMAKGVEDTAFYRWTRFVARNEVGNDPAKFGVTTDEFHETAEERQLDWPESMTSLATHDTKRGEDLRARLAVLSEVPGDWTEVVRRWVRFAPLPDPALAHLIWQVAVGAWPISRKRLQAYAVKAAREAGSGTTWQRPDESFETALKQMVDKIYDDPALHREVSDFAASITPPGWSNSLGQKLVQLTMPGVPDVYQGTELWDHSLVDPDNRRPVDFAARRELLGRLDDGWLPPVDESGAAKLLVTSRVLRLRRQRPELFSGYRPVFADGRVGEHVLAFDRGGVVAVATRLPVGLSRHGGWHDTTLSLDGHSWTEVFTNTSYGGNRLSVAELLHTYPVALLVKE